In the Nicotiana tabacum cultivar K326 chromosome 16, ASM71507v2, whole genome shotgun sequence genome, one interval contains:
- the LOC107781049 gene encoding DIS3-like exonuclease 2: MGEVVAETQNQTAVVVDSNNTPIKDKKKNRRSRRSKQISPPTASSSLTVCLGESNFKGDVPILDHEGSKELSLPRASNIAFTSLPTMHFNEHAAESESFPVQLTLSPGVGGQIYSGSCPDPIVYGDPPITSYPQRKYFAPHWPAEAVHKALERGHIFKALFRVNAHNRLEAYCKIDGVRADVLISGPAVQNRAVEGDIVAIEVDPPSLWTKMKGYTAGVENSALVDDGMLESDNSEFVRENCKGKNKVDADFESSRCGNCSSPLENAVCNRSGQSFGEVSNPEEKVPVENDCVNGHNLTVSKPSIVGCSSEMNDALHATERLSVTVNSFPSKRPTGRVVAILEGSPRRDTITGFLSVKKWMWSREGYKRDSKKNRHLSTALSCQYLLLTPNDPRFPKMMVPFKSLPDFILKRLEAGDVTLEMDLVAARIADWAEENYIPEAHVTDIFGRGGEVEPQLAATLFENAIDSSEFSQEALSCLPSIPWEIPKEELQSRRDIRNFCVFTIDPASATDLDDALSVERLSDGNFRVGVHIADVSYFVLPDSALDENARARSASVYLLQSKLPMLPPLLSENLGSLNPGVDKLTFSIFWDISLTGEVRQRWIGRTIIQSCCKLSYEHAQDIIDGLLDDPSSYKGERSWPVLHGLFKWSDVVTSVKNLYEISKILKKKRFEDGALSLESPKIVFLFDEEGIPYDSVLSGRKESNFLVEEFMLLANRTAAEVITRAYPSSALLRRHPEPNLRKLREFESFCSKHGLTLDTSSSGQFHNSLERIRQELTYDSVLLDILMSYASRPMQLAAYFCSGDVEDENDRGHYALAIPLYTHFTSPLRRYPDILVHRMLAAALEAEEAYLKLKLLQNPDGGEMTRERCLTNVCFDKDAIGSPEAQEALSAAASKHKVPCAKTIAGIASHCNERKLASRHVKDAIEKLYMWVLLKGKEVLFSQARVMGLGPRFMSLYIHKLATEQRIYYDEVEGLTVEWLEATSTLVLSPSTNKRFNRRGSSGKCRSLEEVALIVSPCELNQELDLCGLNNRGGSGVLEIRDASKSGLSCTAKVEPAVFPVTLRLLSTITVALHAIGGGNGPLDIGVRLFISSYFR, encoded by the exons ATGGGTGAAGTGGTTGCGGAAACCCAAAATCAGACAGCTGTAGTAGTTGACAGTAATAATACTCCgattaaggataagaagaagaaCCGTCGATCTAGACGATCTAAGCAAATCTCTCCTCCTACAG CAAGTAGTTCGCTGACTGTCTGTCTTGGGGAATCGAATTTCAAGGGAGATGTTCCTATCTTGGATCATGAAGGATCTAAAGAGCTTTCATTGCCTAGAGCATCAAACATTGCTTTTACTTCGTTGCCTACGATGCATTTTAATGAACATGCAGCGGAGAGCGAAAGTTTCCCTGTGCAGCTAACATTATCACCCGGTGTTGGTGGACAAATATATTCAGGTTCATGCCCAGATCCCATTGTATACGGAGACCCGCCAATTACTTCTTACCCCCAGAGGAAATATTTTGCTCCACATTGGCCAGCAGAAGCTGTTCATAAAGCACTAGAG AGGGGTCATATCTTTAAAGCATTGTTTCGTGTCAACGCCCACAATAGACTTGAG GCCTATTGCAAAATTGATGGTGTGCGAGCGGATGTTCTTATTAGTGGGCCTGCAGTTCAAAACAGAGCC GTTGAAGGAGACATTGTTGCTATTGAAGTTGATCCTCCTTCTCTTTGGACTAAAATGAAAGGATATACAGCTGGTGTTGAGAATTCCGCTTTGGTAGATGATGGTATGTTGGAGTCTGACAATTCAGAATTTGTTAGAGAGAATTGCAAAGGGAAGAACAAGGTAGATGCAGATTTTGAGTCCAGTAGGTGCGGTAATTGCTCTAGCCCCTTAGAAAATGCAGTATGTAATAGAAGTGGGCAATCCTTTGGAGAAGTGTCAAATCCAGAAGAAAAAGTACCAGTTGAGAATGATTGTGTCAATGGACATAATTTGACTGTGTCGAAACCTTCCATAGTTGGGTGCTCTAGTGAAATGAATGATGCTTTGCATGCGACCGAGAGATTGTCCGTCACTGTGAATTCATTCCCATCTAAACGACCAACAGGAAGGGTTGTCGCTATCCTTGAGGGTTCACCTCGTCGGGACACTATCACTGGTTTTCTCAGCGTCAAGAAGTGGATGTGGAGTAGAGAAGGTTACAAAAGGGACTCGAAGAAGAATAGACATTTATCGACTGCCTTGAGCTGTCAGTATCTCCTGTTAACACCAAATGATCCTCGGTTTCCAAAAATGATGGTACCCTTTAAGAGCCTGCCagactttattttgaaaagattgGAAGCTGGTGATGTGACATTGGAGATGGACCTAGTAGCTGCACGGATTGCAGACTGGGCAGAAGAGAACTATATTCCAGAAGCTCATGTCACTGACATATTTGGACGAGGTGGAGAAGTGGAGCCGCAGCTTGCTGCAACCTTATTTGAAAATGCAATTGATTCTTCAGAATTCTCTCAAGAGGCCTTATCATGCCTTCCAAGTATCCCTTGGGAAATACCTAAAGAGGAGCTTCAGAGTAGAAGAGACATCAGAAATTTCTGTGTTTTTACAATTGACCCTGCTTCTGCCACTGATCTTGATGATGCACTCTCTGTTGAAAGGTTGTCTGATGGTAATTTTAGAGTTGGGGTCCATATTGCTGATGTCTCATACTTTGTTCTACCGGACTCGGCTTTAGATGAAAATGCCCGAGCGAGGTCAGCGAGTGTGTATTTGTTGCAAAGTAAATTGCCCATGTTGCCACCGTTGCTCTCTGAGAATTTGGGTTCGCTTAATCCTGGGGTGGACAAACTTACGTTTTCTATTTTTTGGGACATCAGTCTTACTGGGGAAGTTAGACAGCGCTGGATTGGCCGCACTATAATTCAATCTTGTTGCAAGCTCTCTTATGAGCATGCTCAGGATATTATTGATGGATTGCTTGATGATCCAAGTTCTTATAAAGGAGAACGTTCTTGGCCAGTGTTACATGGCCTTTTTAAATGGTCTGATGTTGTTACATCTGTGAAGAACCTTTATGAAATCTCTAAAATCTTGAAGAAAAAAAGGTTTGAGGATGGTGCTTTATCACTCGAAAGCCCCAAAATAGTTTTCTTATTTGATGAAGAAGGGATACCTTATGATAGTGTGCTCAGTGGAAGGAAGGAGTCGAACTTCCTTGTTGAGGAGTTTATGCTTTTGGCTAACAGGACAGCTGCTGAAGTTATAACTAGAGCTTACCCTTCTAGTGCACTGCTGCGAAGGCACCCTGAACCCAACCTACGTAAGCTCAGAGAGTTCGAGTCCTTCTGCTCTAAACACGGTCTGACATTGGACACATCTTCCTCTGGCCAGTTCCATAATTCATTGGAGCGCATTAGACAAGAGCTCACATACGATTCTGTGTTATTGGATATTCTTATGTCTTACGCCTCAAGACCCATGCAGTTGGCAGCTTACTTCTGCAGTGGAGACGTAGAAGATGAAAATGATCGGGGTCATTATGCCCTTGCTATTCCTTTATATACGCACTTTACTTCTCCGCTCAGGCGCTATCCGGATATTCTGGTGCATCGGATGCTTGCTGCAGCTCTAGAAGCTGAAGAGGCATATCTGAAGCTCAAACTGTTGCAAAATCCAGATGGGGGAGAAATGACACGCGAAAGATGTTTGACCAATGTATGCTTTGATAAAGATGCAATTGGATCACCTGAAGCTCAAGAAGCATTATCTGCAGCAGCTTCAAAACATAAGGTTCCATGTGCAAAAACTATTGCTGGTATTGCTTCCCATTGCAATGAAAGAAAGTTGGCTAGCAGGCACGTGAAAGATGCTATTGAGAAACTCTACATGTGGGTACTTCTAAAAGGAAAGGAG GTATTGTTCTCACAAGCAAGAGTGATGGGTTTGGGACCACGATTCATGTCCTTGTACATACACAAGCTAGCC ACTGAACAGCGCATATACTATGATGAAGTTGAGGGACTGACTGTGGAGTGGCTTGAGGCTACTTCGACATTGGTACTTAGTCCGTCTACGAATAAGCGCTTTAACAGGAGGGGTAGTTCAGGGAAGTGCAGGTCACTTGAAGAAGTAGCACTCATTGTGAGCCCATGCGAGTTGAACCAAGAATTGGATTTATGTGGACTGAATAATAGGGGAGGGAGTGGTGTATTAGAGATTAGAGATGCTTCAAAATCTGGTCTCTCTTGTACAGCAAAGGTTGAACCTGCTGTTTTCCCTGTGACTCTACGGCTTCTTTCAACAATCACTGTTGCTCTTCATGCTATTGGAGGAGGGAATGGGCCGCTTGATATTGGGGTAAGACTGTTTATTAGTTCATATTTCAGGTAA